From the Streptomyces sp. KMM 9044 genome, one window contains:
- a CDS encoding phosphorylase family protein, translating into MSPRATPAPLLIACALGIERLALRGRDHGGVGEPVTVLRTGMGPTAAERSVTRALAGPALRDAAVLATGFCAGLAPGMHPGDLVVAGETRAPRGSVPCVGTDLLVKELSRVAPGRTVHTGPLTGSGHVVRRHERSGLLATGAIAVDMESAATLLSAVRAGARPVAAVRVVVDAPEHELFRIGTVSGGISAFRVLRSVLPAYLEWHRSSLLPGR; encoded by the coding sequence ATGAGCCCCCGGGCCACTCCGGCGCCGCTGCTGATCGCCTGCGCGCTCGGCATCGAGCGGCTGGCCCTGCGCGGGAGAGACCACGGCGGCGTCGGCGAGCCGGTCACCGTCCTGCGCACGGGCATGGGGCCGACGGCCGCCGAGCGCTCCGTCACCCGGGCGCTCGCCGGCCCGGCGCTGCGCGACGCCGCCGTGCTGGCCACCGGTTTCTGTGCCGGGCTGGCCCCCGGGATGCACCCCGGCGACCTGGTGGTCGCCGGGGAGACCCGCGCCCCGCGCGGCAGCGTGCCGTGCGTTGGAACCGACCTGCTGGTGAAGGAACTGTCGCGCGTCGCGCCGGGGCGCACCGTTCACACCGGGCCGCTCACCGGCTCCGGGCACGTGGTCCGCAGACACGAACGGTCCGGGCTGCTCGCCACCGGCGCGATCGCGGTCGACATGGAGTCCGCTGCCACGCTCCTGAGCGCCGTTCGCGCGGGTGCACGCCCCGTTGCGGCCGTACGGGTGGTCGTGGACGCTCCTGAACACGAACTGTTCCGGATCGGCACGGTGAGCGGTGGAATATCGGCTTTCCGCGTCCTTCGTTCCGTTCTTCCCGCGTATCTCGAATGGCACCGTTCCTCGCTGCTCCCTGGGAGGTGA
- the shc gene encoding squalene--hopene cyclase: MTATTDGSTGAALPSSVAAASDTDTDIPMAAGVPDIAAGAMRRATEFLLSRQEDQGWWKGDLETNVTMDAEDLLLRQFLGILEEETTRAAALFIRGEQRADGTWATFHDGPGDLSATIEAYVALRLAGDVPDTPHMARAAAWVRGRGGIAASRVFTRIWLALFGWWKWEDLPELPPELIWFPSWVPLNIYDFGCWARQTIVPLTIVSAKRPVRPAPFPLDELHTDPARPRPPGRMAPVVSWDGVFQRLDKGLHALRRAVPRRLRGAAMNTAARWIIERQENDGCWGGIQPPAVYSVIALHLLGYDLNHPVMRAGLNSLDRFAVWREDGARMVEACQSPVWDTCLATIALADAGLPADHPQLVRAADWMLGEQVVRPGDWSVRRPGLPPGGWAFEFHNDNYPDIDDTAEVVLALRRVKHHDPERVDNAIGRGVRWNLGMQSRNGAWGAFDVDNTSPFPNRLPFCDFGEVIDPPSADVTAHVVEMLAVEGLAHDPRTRRGIRWLLDEQNSDGSWFGRWGVNYLYGTGSVVPALVAAGLPGSHPAIRRAVTWLESVQNDDGGWGEDLRSYHNSREWSGKGASTASQTGWALMALLAAGERKSVAVERGIVWLAATQHEDGSWDEPYFTGTGFPWDFSINYHLYRQVFPLTALGRYVNGEPFAKTPTVVPREASAETSVVQPEADAGAQRRRLAESTGS, encoded by the coding sequence ATGACAGCGACGACCGACGGAAGCACCGGGGCGGCCCTGCCGTCCTCGGTGGCCGCGGCCAGCGACACCGACACCGACATCCCCATGGCGGCCGGGGTACCCGACATCGCCGCCGGCGCCATGCGGCGCGCCACCGAGTTCCTGCTGTCCCGCCAGGAGGACCAGGGCTGGTGGAAGGGGGACCTCGAGACCAACGTCACGATGGATGCCGAGGACCTGCTGCTGCGCCAGTTCCTCGGCATCCTCGAGGAGGAGACCACCCGCGCAGCCGCCCTGTTCATCCGGGGCGAGCAACGCGCGGACGGCACCTGGGCCACCTTCCACGACGGGCCCGGCGACCTCTCCGCGACCATCGAGGCGTACGTCGCCCTGCGGCTGGCAGGTGACGTGCCGGACACCCCGCACATGGCGCGCGCCGCCGCCTGGGTCCGTGGCCGGGGCGGGATCGCCGCCTCCCGGGTCTTCACCCGGATCTGGCTGGCCCTGTTCGGCTGGTGGAAGTGGGAGGACCTGCCCGAACTCCCGCCCGAGCTGATCTGGTTCCCGTCCTGGGTGCCGCTCAACATCTACGACTTCGGCTGCTGGGCCCGCCAGACCATCGTCCCGCTGACGATCGTCTCCGCCAAGCGGCCGGTACGGCCCGCCCCGTTCCCGCTCGACGAACTGCACACCGACCCGGCCCGTCCCCGCCCTCCCGGACGGATGGCACCGGTGGTCAGCTGGGACGGCGTCTTCCAGCGGCTCGACAAGGGCCTGCACGCGCTGCGCCGGGCCGTCCCGCGCCGACTGCGCGGGGCGGCGATGAACACCGCGGCCCGCTGGATCATCGAGCGGCAGGAGAACGACGGATGCTGGGGCGGTATCCAGCCGCCCGCCGTGTACTCGGTCATCGCGCTGCACCTGCTCGGCTACGACCTGAACCACCCGGTGATGCGTGCCGGACTGAACTCCCTCGACCGGTTCGCCGTGTGGCGAGAGGACGGCGCCCGGATGGTGGAGGCCTGCCAGTCCCCGGTGTGGGACACCTGCCTCGCCACCATCGCCCTCGCCGACGCCGGCCTGCCCGCCGACCACCCCCAACTGGTCAGGGCCGCCGACTGGATGCTCGGCGAACAGGTCGTACGGCCGGGCGACTGGTCGGTACGCAGGCCCGGACTCCCGCCGGGCGGCTGGGCGTTCGAGTTCCACAACGACAACTACCCCGACATCGACGACACCGCCGAGGTGGTCCTCGCACTCCGCCGGGTCAAGCACCACGACCCGGAGCGGGTGGACAACGCCATCGGCCGCGGGGTCCGCTGGAACCTCGGCATGCAGTCCCGCAACGGAGCCTGGGGCGCCTTCGATGTCGACAACACCAGCCCGTTCCCCAACCGGCTGCCGTTCTGCGACTTCGGCGAGGTCATCGACCCGCCGTCGGCCGATGTCACCGCGCACGTCGTGGAGATGCTCGCCGTCGAAGGGCTCGCCCACGATCCGCGTACCCGGCGCGGCATCCGCTGGCTGCTCGACGAACAGAATTCGGACGGCTCGTGGTTCGGGCGCTGGGGCGTCAACTACCTGTACGGCACCGGGTCCGTGGTCCCGGCGCTGGTCGCCGCCGGACTGCCCGGTTCCCACCCGGCGATCCGACGGGCCGTGACCTGGCTGGAGTCGGTCCAGAACGACGACGGAGGCTGGGGCGAGGACCTGCGCTCCTATCACAACTCCCGGGAATGGAGCGGAAAGGGCGCCTCGACCGCCTCGCAGACCGGGTGGGCGCTGATGGCCCTGCTGGCGGCCGGCGAGAGAAAGTCCGTGGCCGTGGAACGAGGCATCGTCTGGCTGGCGGCCACCCAGCACGAGGACGGCTCCTGGGACGAGCCCTACTTCACCGGCACGGGCTTCCCCTGGGACTTCTCCATCAACTACCACCTCTACCGGCAGGTCTTCCCACTCACCGCGCTCGGCCGGTATGTGAACGGGGAGCCGTTCGCCAAGACGCCGACGGTGGTGCCGAGGGAGGCGTCGGCGGAGACATCGGTCGTGCAGCCGGAGGCGGACGCCGGCGCACAGCGGCGGCGGCTGGCCGAGTCGACGGGCAGTTGA
- a CDS encoding polyprenyl synthetase family protein has product MPPASKAAGRTAADVPALLERGRTLAMPVLRAAIGCLAPPMDTVAAYHFGWIDAQGRPADGDGGKAVRPALAVLSAEVTGAAPEVGVPGAVAVELVHNFSLLHDDLMDGDEQRRHRDTVWKMHGPAQAILVGDALFALANEVLLELGTVEAGRATRRLTTATRALIDGQAQDISYEHRDHVGVEECLEMEGNKTGALLACASSVGAVLGGADTHTADTLEKYGYHLGLAFQAVDDLLGIWGDPAATGKQTWSDLRQRKKSLPVVAALAAGGPASEQLAGILAADAGSSGFATFSEEEFAARAALIEQAGGREWTAEEARRQHTIAIEALDVVDMPDRVREQFTALADFVVVRKR; this is encoded by the coding sequence GTGCCCCCGGCCTCGAAGGCCGCTGGAAGGACCGCGGCGGACGTGCCCGCGCTCCTGGAGCGCGGCAGGACACTGGCCATGCCGGTACTGCGGGCGGCCATCGGCTGTCTGGCGCCTCCCATGGACACCGTCGCCGCCTACCACTTCGGCTGGATCGACGCCCAGGGCAGGCCCGCGGACGGCGACGGCGGCAAGGCCGTGCGCCCCGCGCTCGCCGTGCTGTCCGCCGAGGTCACCGGTGCCGCCCCCGAGGTCGGCGTTCCCGGCGCGGTCGCCGTCGAGCTCGTCCACAACTTCTCCCTGCTGCACGACGACCTCATGGACGGCGACGAGCAGCGCAGGCACCGCGACACCGTCTGGAAGATGCACGGCCCCGCCCAGGCCATCCTCGTCGGCGACGCCCTGTTCGCCCTCGCCAACGAGGTGCTGCTGGAACTCGGCACCGTCGAGGCCGGCCGGGCCACCCGCAGGCTGACCACCGCCACCCGCGCCCTGATCGACGGCCAGGCGCAGGACATCTCCTACGAGCACCGCGACCACGTCGGCGTCGAGGAGTGCCTGGAGATGGAGGGCAACAAGACCGGCGCCCTGCTCGCCTGCGCCAGCTCCGTCGGCGCCGTGCTCGGCGGCGCCGACACGCACACCGCCGACACCCTGGAGAAGTACGGCTACCACCTCGGCCTGGCCTTCCAGGCCGTCGACGACCTCCTCGGCATCTGGGGCGACCCGGCGGCCACCGGCAAGCAGACCTGGAGCGATCTGCGCCAGCGCAAGAAGTCCCTCCCCGTCGTGGCGGCGCTCGCCGCGGGCGGCCCGGCCTCCGAGCAGCTCGCGGGGATCCTCGCCGCCGACGCCGGCAGCAGCGGCTTCGCCACCTTCTCCGAGGAGGAGTTCGCGGCCCGCGCGGCCCTCATCGAGCAGGCCGGCGGACGGGAGTGGACCGCCGAGGAAGCGCGTCGCCAGCACACCATCGCCATCGAGGCCCTCGACGTCGTGGACATGCCCGACAGGGTGCGGGAGCAGTTCACGGCGCTCGCGGACTTCGTCGTCGTACGAAAGAGATGA
- the hpnE gene encoding hydroxysqualene dehydroxylase HpnE: MTRVNSSEESPADDALARRHAVVVGGGLAGVAAALALADAGVRVTLFEGRPRLGGLAFSFRRGDLTVDNGQHVYLRCCTAYRWFLDRIDGTALAPLQNRLDVPVIDADRPEGRRLGRLRRDPLPAPLHLGRSLAAYPHLSLAERAGVGRAALALKGLDLADPALDDQDFGSWLAAHGQSPRAVEALWDLVGVATLNAVAGDASLALAAMVFRTGLLSGPAAADIGWAHVPLGDLHDRLARKALDSAGVRTEVRTRVTSVTARGDGGWSVRAPGEALDADAVVLAVPQREAYGLLPTGALDDPGRLLGIGTAPILNLHVVYDRTVLTSPFFAALGSPVQWVFDRTRASGLRQGQYLAVSQSVAHDDIDEPVAALSERYLPELERLLPRARGAAVRDFFVTRERTATFAPAPGVGRLRPGARTKAPGLYLAGAWTATGWPATMEGAVRSGVGAADAALRALGRPRPHHLFAWDGEAGRGARGPAVREGLR; the protein is encoded by the coding sequence ATGACCCGTGTCAACAGCTCCGAGGAATCGCCCGCCGACGACGCACTGGCGAGGCGGCACGCCGTCGTGGTCGGTGGCGGCCTCGCCGGGGTCGCCGCCGCGCTCGCGCTCGCCGACGCAGGCGTGCGTGTCACCCTGTTCGAAGGCCGCCCCCGGCTCGGCGGGCTCGCCTTCTCCTTCCGGCGCGGTGACCTGACCGTCGACAACGGCCAGCATGTCTACCTGCGTTGCTGCACCGCCTACCGCTGGTTCCTCGACCGGATCGACGGCACGGCCCTGGCACCGCTGCAGAACCGCCTCGACGTGCCCGTGATCGACGCCGACCGGCCCGAGGGACGCCGGCTCGGCCGGCTGCGCCGCGACCCGCTGCCCGCCCCCCTGCACCTGGGACGCAGCCTCGCCGCCTACCCGCACCTCTCGCTCGCCGAACGGGCCGGCGTGGGCCGCGCCGCGCTCGCGCTCAAGGGACTCGACCTCGCCGACCCCGCCCTCGACGACCAGGACTTCGGCAGCTGGCTGGCCGCGCACGGCCAGTCGCCGCGTGCCGTCGAGGCACTGTGGGACCTGGTGGGGGTCGCCACCCTCAACGCGGTCGCGGGCGACGCCTCGCTGGCGCTCGCCGCGATGGTCTTCAGGACCGGCCTGCTGTCCGGTCCGGCCGCGGCCGACATCGGCTGGGCCCATGTCCCGCTGGGCGACCTGCACGACCGGCTGGCCCGCAAGGCGCTCGACTCCGCCGGGGTCCGTACCGAGGTCCGTACCCGCGTCACCTCCGTCACCGCCCGCGGCGACGGAGGCTGGAGCGTCCGTGCTCCCGGCGAGGCCCTCGACGCGGACGCCGTCGTCCTCGCCGTACCGCAGCGCGAGGCGTACGGCCTGCTGCCCACCGGAGCGCTCGACGATCCCGGGCGGTTGCTCGGCATCGGCACCGCACCGATCCTCAACCTCCACGTCGTCTACGACCGCACCGTGCTCACCAGCCCCTTCTTCGCCGCCCTCGGCAGCCCCGTGCAGTGGGTCTTCGACCGCACCCGGGCCTCCGGCCTGCGACAGGGCCAGTACCTGGCCGTGTCGCAGTCGGTCGCCCACGACGACATCGACGAGCCCGTGGCCGCGTTGAGCGAGCGCTACCTGCCCGAACTGGAACGCCTGCTGCCACGCGCCCGCGGCGCCGCCGTGCGGGACTTCTTCGTGACGCGGGAGCGCACCGCGACGTTCGCCCCCGCTCCCGGTGTCGGACGGCTCAGGCCCGGCGCCCGCACCAAGGCTCCCGGCCTGTACCTGGCCGGGGCGTGGACCGCCACCGGGTGGCCCGCGACCATGGAGGGTGCGGTCCGCAGCGGCGTCGGTGCGGCGGACGCCGCGCTGCGAGCCCTGGGTCGGCCACGGCCCCACCACCTCTTCGCGTGGGACGGGGAGGCCGGCCGCGGCGCCCGGGGCCCCGCCGTGCGAGAGGGACTCCGGTGA
- a CDS encoding DUF6380 family protein: MDTPLPPGRAPGRRGATLCRGLASPLRTVRRAPVRRHGGRAGEDGP; the protein is encoded by the coding sequence ATGGACACCCCTCTCCCGCCCGGTCGCGCCCCCGGCAGACGGGGCGCAACCCTTTGCCGAGGTCTCGCGTCCCCGCTCAGGACGGTCCGCCGCGCACCGGTCCGGCGACACGGCGGCCGGGCAGGGGAGGACGGGCCATGA
- the hpnD gene encoding presqualene diphosphate synthase HpnD, whose amino-acid sequence MIPAVQSDTHTSAPVLAAYSYCEAVTGQQARNFAYGIRLLPTSKRRAMSALYAFSRRVDDIGDGTLADDIKVARLEDTRALLTRVRDGTVDEDDTDPVAVALAHTARQFPVPLGGLDELIDGVQMDVRGETYETWDDLKVYCRCVAGAIGRISLGVFGTEPGARGAERAPEYADTLGLALQLTNILRDVREDAEGGRTYLPSDDLAKFGCSAGFSGPIPPKGSDFAGLVHFEVRRARALFAEGYRLLPMLDRRSGACVAAMAGIYRRLLDRIEREPEAVLRGRVSLPGREKAYVAVRGLSGLDARHVTRRTVRRRA is encoded by the coding sequence GTGATTCCGGCAGTGCAGTCGGACACGCACACATCGGCCCCGGTACTCGCCGCATACAGCTACTGCGAGGCCGTCACCGGACAGCAGGCCCGGAACTTCGCCTACGGCATCCGGCTGCTGCCGACGTCGAAGCGGCGCGCGATGTCGGCGCTGTACGCGTTCTCCCGGCGCGTCGACGACATCGGCGACGGCACGCTGGCGGACGACATCAAGGTCGCCCGGCTCGAGGACACCCGGGCGCTGCTCACCCGGGTCCGGGACGGCACGGTCGACGAGGACGACACCGACCCGGTGGCTGTCGCCCTCGCACACACCGCGCGGCAGTTCCCGGTCCCGCTCGGCGGCCTTGACGAACTGATCGACGGCGTTCAGATGGACGTGCGCGGCGAGACCTACGAGACCTGGGACGACCTGAAGGTCTACTGCCGCTGCGTGGCCGGCGCCATCGGGCGGATCTCTCTCGGCGTCTTCGGCACCGAACCCGGCGCACGGGGCGCCGAACGCGCTCCCGAGTACGCCGACACGCTGGGGCTCGCGCTCCAGCTCACCAACATCCTCCGGGACGTCCGGGAGGACGCCGAGGGCGGGCGCACCTATCTGCCCTCCGACGACCTCGCCAAGTTCGGCTGTTCGGCCGGGTTCAGCGGTCCGATCCCGCCAAAGGGCTCAGACTTCGCCGGTCTCGTCCACTTCGAGGTGCGCCGGGCCCGCGCCCTGTTCGCCGAGGGCTACCGGCTGCTGCCCATGCTCGACCGCCGCAGCGGCGCCTGTGTCGCCGCCATGGCCGGCATCTACCGCCGCCTCCTCGACCGCATCGAGCGCGAGCCGGAGGCCGTGCTGCGCGGCCGGGTCTCCCTGCCCGGACGGGAGAAGGCCTACGTCGCGGTGCGCGGCCTGTCCGGCTTGGACGCCCGGCACGTCACCCGGCGGACCGTCAGGAGGCGTGCCTGA
- the hpnC gene encoding squalene synthase HpnC, translated as MTRTGTVRPAGPGSAPLDIERATLDKAATENFPVAPFFLPRAWRDDLMAVYGYARLVDDIGDGDLAPGGADAELLGVAPDRAADRTVLLDALEADLRRLFGTVPHHPLLRRLQPTVRRRGLTPGPFLGLIAANRQDQVVSRYETYDDLLAYCELSANPVGRLVLGVTGTSTPERIRRSDAVCTALQIVEHLQDVAEDLGRDRVYLPAEDMKRFHVDEADLAAPHAGASVRALVAFQAQRARELLEEGAPLVGSVRGRLKLLLAGFVAGGRAALGAIAAAEYDVLPGPPGAGKARLLREAGTTLRGER; from the coding sequence ATGACGCGAACCGGCACGGTGCGCCCGGCAGGTCCCGGGAGCGCCCCCCTGGACATCGAGCGCGCCACTCTGGACAAGGCCGCCACCGAGAATTTCCCGGTGGCGCCGTTCTTCCTGCCCCGGGCCTGGCGCGACGACCTGATGGCGGTCTACGGCTACGCCCGGCTCGTCGACGACATCGGCGACGGCGACCTGGCCCCCGGCGGCGCCGACGCGGAACTGCTCGGCGTCGCTCCCGACCGGGCGGCCGACCGGACGGTACTGCTCGATGCCCTCGAGGCGGATCTGCGCCGCCTCTTCGGCACGGTCCCGCACCATCCGCTGCTGCGCAGGCTCCAGCCGACGGTCCGCCGCCGCGGCCTGACCCCCGGCCCCTTCCTCGGCCTGATCGCCGCCAACCGCCAGGACCAGGTCGTCAGCCGCTACGAGACCTACGACGACCTGCTCGCCTACTGCGAACTGTCGGCCAACCCGGTCGGCCGTCTCGTCCTCGGTGTCACCGGAACCTCGACCCCCGAGCGGATCCGCCGCTCCGATGCGGTCTGTACCGCCCTCCAGATCGTCGAGCACCTCCAGGACGTCGCCGAGGACCTCGGCCGCGACCGTGTCTACCTGCCCGCCGAGGACATGAAACGCTTCCACGTGGACGAGGCGGATCTCGCCGCACCGCACGCCGGAGCGTCGGTGCGCGCCCTGGTCGCGTTCCAGGCTCAGCGCGCCCGGGAACTCCTGGAGGAGGGTGCCCCCCTGGTGGGCAGCGTCCGCGGCAGGCTGAAGCTGCTGCTCGCGGGGTTCGTGGCGGGGGGACGGGCGGCCCTGGGCGCGATCGCCGCTGCCGAGTACGACGTACTTCCCGGCCCGCCGGGGGCCGGCAAGGCCCGGCTGCTGCGCGAGGCCGGCACGACGCTGCGAGGAGAGAGGTGA
- a CDS encoding ABC transporter ATP-binding protein: MADRRTDTHIPTVVADDLHIVYRVNGVRGGRGSATAALSRMIRRGKDDEARGVRKVHAVRGVSFVAYRGEAIGLIGSNGSGKSTLLRAIAGLLPAERGKVYTDGQPSLLGVNAALMNDLTGERNVILGGLAMGMSREQVRERYQEIVDFSGINEKGDFITLPMRTYSSGMAARLRFSIAAAKDHDVLMIDEALATGDRKFQKRSEARIRELREEAGTVFLVSHNNKSIRDTCDRVLWLERGELRMDGPTDEVLKEYEKFTAK; this comes from the coding sequence GTGGCTGACCGGAGGACGGACACGCACATCCCCACCGTCGTCGCGGACGACCTGCACATCGTCTACCGCGTCAACGGTGTGCGCGGCGGCCGCGGCAGCGCCACGGCGGCGCTCAGCCGGATGATACGGCGGGGCAAGGACGACGAGGCGCGGGGCGTGCGCAAGGTGCACGCGGTGCGCGGGGTCTCCTTCGTCGCCTACCGCGGTGAGGCCATCGGCCTGATCGGCTCCAACGGCTCGGGCAAGTCGACCCTGCTGCGGGCCATCGCCGGCCTGCTGCCCGCCGAGAGGGGCAAGGTCTACACCGACGGCCAGCCCTCCCTCCTCGGCGTCAACGCCGCCCTGATGAACGACCTGACGGGCGAACGGAACGTCATACTCGGCGGGCTCGCCATGGGCATGTCCCGCGAGCAGGTCCGGGAGCGCTACCAGGAGATCGTCGACTTCTCCGGCATCAACGAGAAGGGCGACTTCATCACCCTGCCGATGCGCACCTACTCCTCCGGCATGGCCGCCCGGCTCCGTTTCTCCATCGCGGCGGCCAAGGACCACGACGTCCTGATGATCGACGAGGCCCTGGCCACCGGCGACCGCAAGTTCCAGAAACGCTCTGAGGCGCGCATCCGTGAACTGCGCGAAGAGGCCGGCACCGTCTTCCTGGTCAGCCACAACAACAAGTCGATCCGCGACACCTGCGACCGCGTGCTGTGGCTGGAGCGCGGCGAACTGCGCATGGACGGCCCGACGGACGAGGTCCTCAAGGAGTACGAGAAGTTCACCGCCAAGTAG
- a CDS encoding ABC transporter permease: MSETTHDGPVAVGAPVPPDDGLTAAELAAKYGLTVSGARPSLVEYVRQLWGRRHFILAFSRAKLTAQYSQAKLGQLWQVATPLLNAAVYFFIFGLLLGARRGIPSDVYVPFLVTGVFVFTFTQSSVLAGVRAISGNLGLVRALHFPRASLPVSFALQQLQQLLYAMIVLVVVVMAFGSMPALSWLLVVPALLLQFVFNTGLALVFARLGSRTPDLAQLMPFVLRTWMYASGVMFSIPAMLADKDVPHWLADVLQLNPAAVYMDLVRFALIDGYGSSYLPPHVWAFAVGWALLAGVIGFVYFWKAEERYGRG, from the coding sequence GTGAGTGAGACAACGCACGACGGCCCGGTCGCGGTCGGCGCGCCCGTGCCGCCCGACGACGGCCTCACGGCGGCCGAGCTCGCCGCCAAGTACGGACTGACGGTGAGCGGCGCCCGACCGTCGCTCGTCGAGTACGTCCGGCAGCTCTGGGGGCGCCGGCACTTCATCCTCGCCTTCTCCCGGGCGAAGCTGACCGCGCAGTACAGCCAGGCCAAGCTCGGCCAGCTGTGGCAGGTGGCCACGCCGCTGCTGAACGCGGCCGTGTACTTCTTCATCTTCGGCCTGCTGCTGGGCGCCCGCCGGGGCATCCCGAGCGACGTCTACGTCCCGTTCCTGGTGACGGGCGTGTTCGTGTTCACGTTCACGCAGAGCTCGGTCCTCGCCGGGGTGCGTGCCATCTCCGGCAACCTCGGCCTGGTGCGGGCCCTGCACTTCCCGCGGGCCTCCCTGCCCGTCTCCTTCGCGCTGCAGCAGCTCCAGCAACTGCTGTACGCGATGATCGTCCTGGTCGTCGTGGTGATGGCGTTCGGCAGCATGCCGGCACTGTCCTGGCTGCTGGTCGTCCCCGCGCTGCTGCTCCAGTTCGTCTTCAACACCGGCCTCGCACTCGTCTTCGCGCGCCTGGGCAGCAGGACCCCGGACCTGGCCCAGCTGATGCCGTTCGTGCTGCGCACCTGGATGTACGCCTCGGGCGTCATGTTCAGCATCCCGGCGATGCTCGCCGACAAGGACGTCCCCCACTGGCTCGCCGACGTCCTGCAGCTGAACCCGGCCGCGGTCTACATGGACCTGGTCCGCTTCGCGCTGATCGACGGTTACGGCTCCTCGTACCTGCCGCCGCACGTGTGGGCGTTCGCGGTGGGGTGGGCACTGCTGGCCGGGGTGATCGGTTTCGTGTACTTCTGGAAGGCTGAGGAGAGGTACGGCCGTGGCTGA
- a CDS encoding glycosyltransferase family 2 protein: protein MGSSLKVGAVIITMGNRPDELCALLESVAKQDGEPVRAVVVGNGSPVPEVPDGVRTVELPENLGIPGGRNVGIEAFGPNGQDVDILLFLDDDGLLAHHDTAELCRQAFTADPELGIISFRIADPDTGSTQRRHVPRLRAADPMRSSRVTTFLGGANAVRTRVFADVGCLPDAFFYAHEETDLAWRALDAGWMIDYRSDMVLYHPTTAPSRHAVYHRMVARNRVWLARRNLPAPLVPLYLGAWMLLTLLRRPSRPALKAWFGGFREGWTTPSGPRRPMKWRTVWRLTRLGRPPVI, encoded by the coding sequence ATGGGATCCTCCCTCAAGGTCGGCGCGGTGATCATCACCATGGGCAACCGCCCCGACGAGCTGTGCGCCCTGCTCGAATCGGTCGCCAAGCAGGACGGCGAACCGGTCCGGGCCGTCGTCGTCGGCAACGGCTCACCCGTCCCGGAGGTCCCCGACGGCGTACGCACCGTCGAGCTGCCGGAGAACCTCGGCATCCCCGGCGGACGCAACGTCGGCATCGAGGCGTTCGGCCCGAACGGCCAGGACGTCGACATCCTGCTGTTCCTCGACGACGACGGCCTCCTGGCGCACCACGACACGGCCGAGCTGTGCCGCCAGGCGTTCACCGCCGACCCGGAGCTCGGCATCATCAGCTTCCGCATCGCCGACCCGGACACCGGCAGCACCCAGCGCCGCCACGTGCCCCGGCTGCGCGCCGCCGACCCGATGCGTTCCTCGAGGGTGACCACCTTCCTCGGCGGTGCCAACGCCGTACGCACCCGGGTCTTCGCCGACGTCGGCTGCCTGCCCGACGCGTTCTTCTACGCGCACGAGGAGACCGACCTGGCCTGGCGGGCCCTCGACGCCGGCTGGATGATCGACTACCGGTCCGACATGGTGCTGTACCACCCGACCACCGCCCCCTCGCGGCACGCGGTCTACCACCGCATGGTCGCCCGTAACCGTGTCTGGCTGGCTCGCCGCAACCTTCCCGCGCCCCTGGTCCCCCTCTACCTGGGCGCCTGGATGCTGCTCACCCTGCTCCGCAGGCCCTCGCGCCCGGCCCTCAAGGCCTGGTTCGGCGGCTTCCGGGAGGGCTGGACCACCCCCAGCGGCCCTCGTCGGCCCATGAAGTGGCGCACGGTGTGGCGGCTGACCCGGCTGGGCCGGCCTCCTGTCATCTGA
- a CDS encoding CDP-alcohol phosphatidyltransferase family protein — protein sequence MSRPSVAELRPVVHPAGVKDRRSGEHWMGRLYMREVSLRVDRYLVNTRVTPNQLTYLMTVFGVLAAPVLLVPGITGALLGLVMVQLYLLLDCVDGEVARWKQQFSLSGVYLDRVGAYLCDAAVLVGFGLRAADLWGTGRIDWLWAFLGTLAALGAILIKAETDLVGVARHQGGLPPVKEAAAEPRSSGMALARRAAGALKFHRLILGMEASLLIVVLAVVDTARGDLFFTRLGVAVLAGIALLQTLLHLVSVLASSRLR from the coding sequence ATGTCAAGGCCATCGGTAGCTGAACTCCGTCCGGTCGTCCACCCCGCGGGGGTGAAGGACCGGCGCAGCGGTGAGCACTGGATGGGACGCCTCTACATGCGTGAGGTGTCCCTGCGGGTGGACCGCTACCTGGTGAACACCAGGGTCACGCCCAACCAGCTCACGTATCTGATGACCGTCTTCGGCGTCCTCGCCGCCCCGGTCCTGCTGGTGCCGGGGATCACGGGCGCGCTCCTCGGCCTGGTCATGGTGCAGCTGTACCTGCTGCTCGACTGCGTGGACGGCGAGGTCGCCCGCTGGAAGCAGCAGTTCTCGCTCAGCGGGGTCTACCTCGACCGGGTCGGCGCCTACCTGTGCGACGCGGCCGTTCTCGTCGGGTTCGGCCTGCGCGCCGCCGACCTGTGGGGCACCGGCCGCATCGACTGGCTCTGGGCCTTCCTCGGCACCCTGGCCGCCCTCGGCGCCATCCTGATCAAGGCCGAGACCGACCTGGTCGGAGTGGCCCGGCACCAGGGCGGACTCCCGCCGGTCAAGGAGGCCGCCGCCGAGCCGCGCTCCTCCGGCATGGCGCTCGCCCGCCGGGCCGCCGGAGCCCTGAAGTTCCACCGGCTGATCCTCGGCATGGAGGCGTCGCTGCTGATCGTGGTCCTCGCGGTCGTCGACACAGCCCGGGGCGACCTGTTCTTCACCCGCCTGGGTGTCGCCGTCCTCGCCGGGATAGCCCTGCTGCAGACCCTGCTGCACCTGGTGTCCGTCCTCGCCTCCAGCAGGCTGAGGTGA